The window GGGCGCAGCCCCTGGAGGCGGCTCACCTGCTCGCGCTCCTGCACCTCGGTCAGCATCACGATCGTGTGGCACTTCCACTCCCACACCATCCTCCAGAAGTCCTCCACCGTGTGCGCCAGCGGGCCCTGCGTGGCGATGAAGTAGTCCTTCTGCCGGTAGCCCTGCGGCGGGGACGGGGTCCTGGGTCGGCGGTATCTCTCCCCCGCACCCCCGCCCCGGCGGCCCGAGGCGGGGCCCCCTCCCGTCTTTCCTGACTGAGCAGGGGCACCGCGGGCACGCACGTGTGCACCCCTCTCCTCGGCCACGTGCCTGGGACGCGGGCGAGCGGCCGTCCATCTCCGCCGCATCGGGCTCCTGAaggccccacccccctttttttttttgctggtcctggggcttgaactcagggcccgggtgctgtccctgagcttttatgctcccggctagccctctgccccttgagccacaggttcaccggagataagagtctcgaggactttcctgcccgggccgccttcacactgatcctcagatctcagcttctcaaggagctgggatgacaggcgggaggtACCGGTGCTTGGCCTGGGATGGCTTCTGAGTGGCTACCGGGAACTCACCATCCCGTGAGGCCCCCTGAACAAGCACCCTGTACCTCTGAGTCTAACTCGCCTCAGCACGCTGACACCAAGGCCTGGGCATGGAGCTGACACCCAGTCACCCACCACACCGTCCACGCAGTTCGCGTTTCACCCAGGAGAGAGCGCACGGAAGTGCCGCTCGCCGAGCCGGGGTGTGACTGTGTAAAAGGGCACGGCTGCGCGGAAAGGGCGGAGGGAAAACCCAGCCGGCGATGCAGGGGCGGGTCTGCTCCCTATCTGCGAGCTCGGGGTTCCTTCTCACAAAGCTCGGGACCTTTGGAGACGGGTCAGTTCCATCTCTTGGGAAGACGAGTTAGCCAAGAGCGGGAGGATGGACGGGAAGGGGGCCTGTGCCGCACGGAGCCCCCCAGGAGCGGAGCACCTACGTCAATGAAGGACGCGTTGATGTAGTCCGTGTATTCCTGGCCTCGCTTCATGGACAGGATCACCCGGTTGAAGTCATCTGTGGAGAACCGTGGCTCATGGTCAGCAGAGGGGCAGCCCGCCGGCTACGCGCTGACCCGGTCCCCACAGCTGCCTGAACGTAAGGCTGCTTGATAAAGTCGGCAGGCAGGCCATCCTTGACGAGATTTCCATGATCAAATAAGGTACTAAAGCGAACTGCAAATGAAAACACTTTCTGTTTTGGCAGGGAAGctcttgtttggttgtttgtttgtttgccagtcctgggccttgtactcagggcctgagcactgtccctggcttctttttgctcaaggctagcactctgccacttgagccacagtgccacttctggcctttttttttttctgtatatgtggtgctgaggaatcgaacccagggcttcatgtatacgagacaagcactcttgccactaggccatattcccagcccggcaggGAAGCTCTTaaaaaactccaggaaatgtCATGATTTTCATGAATCTATATACTACATTAAAAACACCGCACTCAAGGACTGAAAGGAGCTGAGgggcgcccgtggctcacatctcctgcatactcaggaggctgagatctgagacagaGGCTTGAAGCCAACCGGGGCCGACAAATCCGTGagactccaactaaccagcagaaagcccaggaaatagagctatggctccaggggtagatgccagccttgagtgaaaaagctaagtgaaagttAAGTTCAAGCCTACTAATCTCTCCCtgtgtccctgtctctgtctctgtctctctctctctctctctctcacacacacacacacacacacacacacacacacacacacacactggaatggAAGGAATGATACCCACACCCAGGCAGTAGCCTGGAGCCACAGCAGAAAAACCACAGGCACAGAGTCCAGAGTCTGAGGGTGGAAAGGTGCTCAGCCCCTCAGGACCCTGTGTTGTTTCCCTCAGTACAGTGAGAGCAGCCTGTTCACCGGCAGGCGTTCAGGACCGGGTGCGTGCTGGCTGAGCAACGGGCCATGGAGAACGTATCATGGATGACAAAGACCTAGGTGGATATCAGACgcactgtgtgtgtggtgtagatAGATGACACGCTGTGTGGAGTAGATGATACACTGTATATGGTACAGATGACACACTGTGTGTGGTGTAGATGACTCACTGTGAGTGTGGTGTAGATGACATCCAATGTATGTTGTGTAGTTGACACACTGTGTGTAGTGTAGATGACAGTATGTCACCACAGTATGTGGTGTAGATGACACACTGTGTGCGTGGTGTAGATGACACACTGTATATGGTACAGATGACACACTGTGTGGTGTAGAGGACACACTGTGAGTGTGGTGTAGATGACACACTGTGCGTGGTGTAGATGACACACTGTGGTATAGATGACACACTGTGTGCTGTGAGTGTGGTGTAGATGACTCCCTGTGCATGGTGTAGATGACACACTGTGTGGTGTAGatgacacactgtgtgtgtggtgtagatgacacactgtgtgtgtggtgtagatGACACACTGTGGTATAGATGACACACTGTGCGTGGTGTAGATGACACACTGTGTGTATGGTGTAGATGACACACTGTGTGGTGTAGATGACACACTGTGCGTGGTGTAGATGACACACTGTGTGTGGTGTAGATGACTCCCTGTGCATGGTGTAGATGACACACTGTGCGTGGTGTAGATGACACACTGTGCATGGTGTAGATGACACACTGTGCGTGGTGTAGATGACACACTGTGTGGTGTAGATGACACACTGTGTGTGGTGTAGATGACACACTATATGGTGTAGATGACACACTGTGTGGTGTAGATGACACACTGTGCGTGGTGTAGATGACTCCCTGTGCGTGGTGTAGATGACACACTATATGGTGTAGATGACACACTGTGCGTGGTGTAGATGACTCCCTGTGCGTGGTGTAGATGACACACTATATGGTGTAGATGACACACTGTGTGTGGTGTAGATGACACACTATATGGTGTAGATGACACACTGTGTGGTGTAGATGACACACTGTGTGTGGTGTAGATGACTCCCTGTGCGTGGTGTAGATGACACACTATATGGTGTAGATGACACACTGTGTGTGGTGTAGATGACACACTATATGGTGTAGATGACACACTGTGTGTGGTGTAGATGACTCCCTGTGCGTGGTGTAGATGACACACTATATGGTGTAGATGACACACTGTGTGTGGTGTAGATGACACACTATATGGTGTAGATGACACACTGTGTGGTGTAGATGACTCCCTGTGCGTGGTGTAGATGGCACACTGTGTGTGGTGTAGATGACTCCCTGTGCGTGGTGTAGATGACACATGTGTGTGGTGTAGATGACACACTGTGTGTATGGTGTAGATGACACATGTGTGTGGTGTAGATGACACACTGTGTGTATGGTGTAGATGACACATGTGTGTGGTGTAGATGACACACTGTAAATGGTATAGATGACACACTGTGTGTGGTGTAGATGACTCCCTGTGCGTGGTGTAGATGGCACACTGTGGTATAGATGACacactgtgtgctgtgtgtgtggtgtagatGACTCCCTGTGCGCATGGTCTAGAAACACTGGCTATGCTGTAGACACACTGTGTGTCACACGGCTGTGTCCTGTATGGTACGAGCCaggcagtcccccccccccccgcttccgcAGCTCCCTTCCTCAGCCAGCTCTCTGGGTTTGCCCTACCGGGTGGGACCCCAGATGGCGGTGCCCGTCCCCTGACTCCCACTTGGGCCCGGGATTTGCTCCTCAACGCCGAAGCCTTTTCTTGGAGGGCTCAGACGAGCTGGCTTCTGGCCCGGCCTCGCTCCTtgctggctgtgtgaccttggccatGTTACCCCCCCACCCGTGCCTGGGGAGCACCGGGAGGAGGACGGGGCACCCGGTCAGGCCCGGGGcaaatccccccctcccccccccaccccagagggcGGGGCCCGCGCGCCAGGCTCGCCCCGGCTGCTCACAGGGGATGATCTGGATGACGCGCGCTTTCTTCATGTTGGCCGGCAAGTTCCCCGTCCTCATGTTCTCCTTCATGATCCGGACGTTCGTCAGCTTCTGCCGCCAAGGACGCGGGGGGCGCGGgtgagcggcggcggcggtggctcCCGGGCAACAGGTGCCACCGCCCCCCGTCCgtccccccgcaccccccacccccggccctcgagggagcccccgccgccgcctccggaAGCCTCCGGGGTGAGGACGGCTCCCCCAGGGCCCCCCCGCCGGGCGCTCATGCGGGAGGGGAGCCGCCACGGACGCGGGCGGGCCCACCCAGCgcccccccggggccccggcTGGGCTCACCCTGAACTCCTCCTCCAGCCCGATCTTGTCCAGGTGGGCGGCGGTGCAGTGCAGGGCCTGCAGGTGGCGCTCCAGCGAGGACACGTCCAGCTCCGTGTCGCCGTACAGGTAGTACTCCAGCAGGGCCTGGTAGATGAATGTGTACTGCACCTGCGGGGCGGCAGGGGGCGCCACAACCTCGACTCTGCCCCGGGGGCCAggcaaggacccccccccccgccccacgggcATCGGAGGGTACAGAGGACCATGGGCGGGAGAGGCAGACTAGGAGGGACCCGGGCCCCTACCGGGcaggctctccccccccccatacccgCCTATAGACGCCAGGGCTGCAGAGGGGGGGAGGAAGCCGCCTGGGCCGTGCTAGGCCCGGCCCCCGGCGGCAGGGCTGTCACTCACATCTGTCTGCACCATCTGGGGGCGCTGGTTGCGGATTCGAGACACGAACTCGAAGACGTCCACCTTCTGTTCCGAGTGGATCATGTCCATCATGGCGTCGATCACGATGAAGGTGCCCGTCCGGCCCACGCCCGCGCTTTGGAGAGAGAAGGTGCCGCTCCCTGAGTCCCGTTCCCCAGACGTAGGTGACAGCCCCGCGGAGACCCCGGTGTGGCGGGAACAACGCCGAGCGGGGCCACCAGAGGGCGCTAGGGGCCCAGGGAACGATCCCAGGCCCGgctcagcccgcccccccccccccccccccggctttgtAGGCGGGCCAATTTCTCCTGCTCCAAACTCTGTCCCCCCTCTTCTCACGGATGCGTccggaaaggggggtgggggaggcggggggctggAATACAGGGAGGACCCTGGGGACTCCGAGGGCCGGGCCAGGCGGACCTGCCCAGGGCCGCAGACATCACCCACGTGGGTGTCCATCTTCCCTCCGCTGCGCACGCCGTTCCCCTCGGTGCTGGCGGGGAGCCTCCGCCGAGCGGGAGGTTGGTCACTGGGTACTTGTGCTCGCGTCCCTCTGTCCACCTCGACGCCACGCCCCCTgtcgtgccccccccccgcccccggcgtaCCTGCAGTGGACCACGATGGGCCCGGCGTGGCTGGGGTTGAGGGTCTTCACCTTCTTCAGGAACTTGAGCATCCCGATGGGGGTGAAGGGCACGCCGAAGTCGGGCCAGCTGGTGAAGTGCAGCTGCGACACCAGCCGCGGGGCCTTGCAGCCTTCCGCCAGCTGCTGCGGGACACGCCCGGCCGCGTCAGGGGCAGAgccgcctcccccggcccccaggcccccgAGGGGCTCCGTGCGGCCCAGCGTGGGCTTCCCGGCGGGCGGCATCCGGaaggcccaccccaccccaccccaccgggACCGCCAACAGCTTCACCAGGAAGGACGCGGGCCAGCCGCGGCGCCGGGGgcccccagggcctccctccGCTTCTGTGCCCACCCCCAGGAGCTTCCTCCAGGCCGCCACGCACGCGCTACAGCCGCTCTAGAAAAATCCGCGACACcggcacccaggaggctgaagcgGACGGACTGTGAGCCCAGGCCGGCCTGGGCTACAGTGCAAGAGCTGGACAatatagagggagggagggagggagggagggagggagggagggagggagggagggagggagggagggagggaggggaggagggagggagaggatagaaggatggaaggagggaaggaggggaggagggagaggagggaaggatggaaggagggagggagggagagaggagggaaggagggagggagaagagggaaggatggaaggaaggagggagggagggtgtgtgcatgtgcgtgtgtgtgcgcgtgtgtctgtgtgtgtgcgcgtctgtgtgtgtgtgactgaacaTGCATTGTCTGTGTATGGAGAGGATAGACCAGTGCAGGATCATAATTTCTTCAtacttttgcagtgctggggagcGAACCCAGCCCCTCAAGGGCTGGCAGGCGCTGTCCCCCCGAGCTGCCCCCCGGACCCCCCCATTGCCCCGGGTACTGGGGCTGCCAGCGGCAGCCGTGGCTCACTTCCTGTGACTCCTGACTGAACAAGCTCGCTTTGCTTCCACCTCGGTCTACAACGTTTACCCCATCCCCTGTGTTTAGGGGCGTTTTTATTGGAGGTTCCTTTAACTCCCCTTGGGGGAAGAAAATCGACATGAAATTAAAAGGAAACAACAGGGGGGAGGTTTCAATATAATCTTGAAACCGTTAAAAAAGTATCTGCatccctggctcacacctgtaatcccagctgcggctacgggggagggggggggacatgggggggggggagagggcagcgCTGAGATCTGAGACCCAGGTtgggagccagccagggcaggcgaGTCTGTGAGACGCCAATCAACCAGCAGAACGCCCCGAGTGGAGCTGTGAGACGCCAATCAACCAGCAGAACGCCCCGAGTGGAGCTGTGAGACGCCAATCAACCAGCAGAACGCCCCGAGTGGAGCTGTGAGACGCCAATCAACCAGCAGAATGCcccgagtggagctgtggctcaagtggcagagcaccattcTCGAGCaccaaagccaagtgagagcacggagccctgagttcaaggagccccgggggggggcggggagggggcggctcaCCGGCTGAACGCAGAACTTGCGCACAGTGTAGTCCACGAGCACCAGGCAGTCTTCCACGCACACGCGGATGTTGCCGTAGGTCCAGCAGCCCTGGTCCGGCCAGTACTGGTAGCACTTCTCCTGCACGGAACAACGGCTGGAGAGTGGGTGGGTGCccgtcctctccccacccccccacccccccaccggcCTCGGGTGGCGCCGGGGAGATGGGGAAAGTGAGACCCACAGGGCCCAGCTCCAACCGcatccccgcgccccggccctctGAGTATGCCCCGCCGTGCTGAGCGTGCCTGCTTCGGAGTTGGGGTGCCTCGCCCCAAATGACCCCCAGGCTACGAGCTGCCCCTCCCCAGACGTTTCCTCCGGGGTCTGACTCGGCTTCCACGGGCCGGGACCGCGCACAGCGTCGGGGCCGGGCCGGCGAGGGGCCCGGCCGGGTCAGCTAAGGCCCCCGCTGCCCTCTGACCAGCGCAAGGCCGATGGGAAAGTGCGCGGCACGGCACCCGGTTACAGAGAGGCCGCTGACTTATCTTGCCGGAtgggagatttgaactcagagccaggacacggtccctgagctttcttatgcaaggctagcactctaccactttaagccacagctttcctcccggttttccggtggttcagtggagatgagactctcacagacttccttgcccagggtggcttcgaaccgccatcctcggatctcacctcctgagtagctgggatgacaggcgggagccaccggcacccggctgaCAGGATTTCTCTACTCGTCCTTGTCTCTGTGGCCCCAGAGACAAACCCCTGGCACCTAACCAACCGGCCGCCGTCCACCCCCCAGCCCGGGACCACAGGGATGCGCGGGGACCCCCCTCAGCGGGcacgctttccccaggccccgcGGCGAAGTCTCTGGAAGGGATCAGCCCTTCCAGACACCTCCCAGCTTGCCTGGAGGGGGCACCGGGAGCCAGCCGAGCCTCCGGGATTCACGGTGCAAGGCAGACATGCCTGCCGCGTGTGCGAGGCCGTCCCCGCGGGCCAGCTGAGACGCCACGGGGGCTCTGGGCTCGGGGCGCCCTgcaccccggcctccccgggGCCGTGCGAGGCCAGCTGCGTCTGAGGACGAGCTGCCCGGGGCGCGGGCCCCGCAGAGAGCGCGGCGGGagcgcccgcccgcccacccacccacccacccacccacccgcccgcccgcccgcctgcccgccgcgGAGAAAAGGAAGTCGCTTGAGAAATGATTTCATCGGAAACGGTGGAAACGGAGGGCGGGCAGGCGGCACTGAGTCACAGGGGTGAAGTacagtgtggggggggtgggggctgggtgtGACGGCGTGGGggtccccctacccccacccccccacacacgtgGTGTGGGCCTCTGTCACGCTTTCCATCGGTGACAAAGACAGGAATCACATGGTGAGATGACCCGGCCCTGCCCAGCCTGAACCTGTGAGACCcaaactgcccccctccccccccccacccctcccccaccccgcgccgGAAGGCAGAACGGGCAGCCAGAGCCCACGCTCAGATGCTCGCTGCGGAGCCCAGGagtcggggggcggggcctgccgccAGCTGTCCTCCCTGCAGCTCCCGCCCTGCCTGGCACcccggggcaggggctgggcaggcagGTGTTTCCTACCAAGTGGGGCTTTCGTGCTGGAACATGCTAGCAGCGCCATTTCCCGACTGGGTTGCTCCATCCCAGGAAGCACGCCTTGGGCTCCCAATTTTCCCTTCACTTGAAAGCTCCCCGCGGACGGCAGGCCCTGCCAGCCCCTTCCCGGGCCGGCTCTCCCTCGCCCCCGGCCCTGGACGCCCCGGGCAGCGGAGGCCGGCGAGGAGGCCGGTGCTCGGAACGTGGCTGGCTGGCCCAGAGCCCCGACACCGGGAGCGTGAAGGTCCAGGAACACGGAAGACCGACTTGTAGGTGCAGCGGgtcggggcagggaggggcagggcaccGGAAGTGGTGGGGACCTCGGGCTAACCCGGAGGACCGGCTTCCAGGCAGGGCGAGGGCCCCGGAGCtcacctctttcctctccttcaggTTAGTCAACATGACAATGGTGGCCGACTTCTGCTCCCACACCATCCTCCAGAAATCATTCACCGTCTCCTGTTTAGGCCCTGCAGGCAGACAGGAGAGGGCCAGAGGGTCAGAGGGCCAGAGGGCCGGGGTCAAGGACGCCAGCCGCAGCCCTGCGCCGGGCCGGGGCAGCCCATCGATCGCCTTCCCCGGGGCTCCGGAGGGCTGGGTGTTCTGACTGAAAGCCTGGCTCCACGCTCAGTCCACGTGTGGATGAAGAGCTTCAtgagtgatggggggggggtcacatggGGCTGTAAGTGCctgtgtgttcctgtgtgtgtgtgagagagagagagagagagagtgatgacTCACTCTCCGCCTCTGATACCCTTATCAAGATCTCTGAAGACAAGTTCAAGTACCATCTTCCCTTGAAGAAAGTCCTGACCTCCTGAATACAGACACAGAGCCAGACACAGCAACAGTCACTTTGTGACCCTGAAGCTCAGGGTgatgggtcgggggggggggggggggcagagccgcCCCTTTGCCCCAGGAGTGGCTGTCCCAGCTTGGCCTGCCTTCCCCTGGGTATCTGCTCATAAGACAAGAATATCCCTGCATCCGTGTCAGCTGAGGGTCGGCAGGGCTGAGCTGGAGAGAGCCTGACACCATGTCATCTGGGCACGCATGTCGATGGCAGCTCCTTACTTCCCAGGAAGTCTGGATCTGTCACCAGCTGGCTACTCTGGTATGCACTTCAGGGGAGAACTCACTGAGAGATGTGGGGCCTAAGAGGAGGAAGCGGGGAGCTCTGAGTTTGGTCACCCTGCTCCCCGGCTGTGCGTGGCACCAGCTCCGGGCTGCGTGGGCCCCGAGGCTGGAGCTGGGCTGGGGTCTGCAGGCCAGACTAAGGCTGTGTTTTCAGGGCTGAAGCACCTTGACAATGGCCCTCGCCCCTACGCTCGAGGAGCACAGCAGCCGAGCGCATCGGGGCTCTACAGCGAACGCAAACCTCAGGACGCCAGAACCGGAGA of the Perognathus longimembris pacificus isolate PPM17 unplaced genomic scaffold, ASM2315922v1 HiC_scaffold_5500, whole genome shotgun sequence genome contains:
- the LOC125345318 gene encoding LOW QUALITY PROTEIN: receptor-type tyrosine-protein phosphatase epsilon-like (The sequence of the model RefSeq protein was modified relative to this genomic sequence to represent the inferred CDS: inserted 2 bases in 2 codons), with translation MSGRKSFSRLTWFRKQRKAAVSSNDKKMPNGILEEQEQQRVMLLSRXPSGPRRYFPIPVEHXEEEIRARSADDCKRFREEFNSLPSGHVQGTFELANKDENREKNRYPNILPNDRSRVILSPVEGVPCSDYINASYIDGYKEKNKFIAAQGPKQETVNDFWRMVWEQKSATIVMLTNLKERKEEKCYQYWPDQGCWTYGNIRVCVEDCLVLVDYTVRKFCVQPQLAEGCKAPRLVSQLHFTSWPDFGVPFTPIGMLKFLKKVKTLNPSHAGPIVVHCSAGVGRTGTFIVIDAMMDMIHSEQKVDVFEFVSRIRNQRPQMVQTDVQYTFIYQALLEYYLYGDTELDVSSLERHLQALHCTAAHLDKIGLEEEFRKLTNVRIMKENMRTGNLPANMKKARVIQIIPYDFNRVILSMKRGQEYTDYINASFIDGYRQKDYFIATQGPLAHTVEDFWRMVWEWKCHTIVMLTEVQEREQDKCCQYWPSEGSVTHGEITIEIKSDTLSEAIGVRDFLVTFRQPLSRQEEQVRLVRQFHFHGWPEIGIPAEGKGMIDLIAAVQKQQQQTGNHPITVHCSAGAGRTGTFIALSNILERVKAEGLLDVFQAVKSLRLQRPHMVQTLEQYEFCYKVVQDFIDIFSDYANFK